A genomic window from Pyricularia oryzae 70-15 chromosome 7, whole genome shotgun sequence includes:
- a CDS encoding solute carrier family 35 member F1 gives MRQGIPGLRAIPTLVSSVFVAFSATSHTDDNHDDLGISRPLLTMGSHGTDNVGTKAVGTTDVQNTATHDSADMGNNAHTDAVVGQALHQIEARKVHWYSYLTTIDFWIVLALGQVLALCITGTNTLSQLLSNAGTSIPAFQTIFNYVLLTLIYLSYTLYEYGPRKLGRIWLRDGWKYFILSFLDVEGNYFTVLAYRYTNLLSAQLINFWAIVVVVLLSFFFLKVRYRPFQVVGILVCCGGMGLLIGSDHLAGSNGGPGEDMLKGDLFALVGSTCYGLSNVFEEWLVSRRPVYEVLSFLGVFGVVINGVQAAIFDREQFATATWSPAVGGYLAGYTLVLTIFYSLVPFVLRMASAAFYNISLLTGSFWGVIIGIHVFGYVISQLYPVAFVLIILGLLVYFLSGSMLGESKKPWLGDNQEEGHAGFGTAKLKALNLARKQGLTGTAADDSRFA, from the coding sequence ATGCGACAGGGCATCCCAGGCTTGCGCGCAATCCCGACGCTCGTTTCGTCCGTTTTTGTTGCATTTTCAGCAACCTCCCACACCGACGACAACCACGACGATCTAGGGATCTCCCGGCCGTTGCTCACCATGGGATCTCACGGCACCGACAATGTCGGCACCAAGGCGGTCGGCACCACCGACGTCCAAAACACGGCCACCCATGACTCGGCAGACATGGGCAACAACGCCCACACCGACGCCGTCGTCGGGCAGGCGCTCCACCAGATCGAGGCGCGCAAGGTCCATTGGTACTCGTACCTGACCACGATCGACTTTTGGATCGTCCTGGCGCTCGGCCAGGTGCTGGCCCTGTGCATCACGGGCACCAACACCCTCAGCCAGCTGCTCTCCAACGCCGGCACCTCGATCCCGGCCTTCCAGACCATCTTCAACTACGTGCTGCTGACGCTCATCTACCTCAGCTACACGCTGTACGAGTACGGCCCGCGCAAGCTGGGCCGCATCTGGCTCCGCGACGGCTGGAAGTACTTTATCCTCAGCTTCCTCGACGTCGAGGGCAACTACTTCACCGTGCTGGCCTACCGCTACACCAACCTGCTCTCGGCGCAGCTCATCAACTTTTGGGCCATCGTGGTCGTCGTCCTGctgtccttcttcttcctcaagGTCCGCTACCGCCCCTTCCAGGTCGTCGGCATCCTCGTCTGCTGCGGCGGCATGGGCCTGCTCATCGGCTCCGACCACCTGGCCGGCAGCAACGGCGGGCCCGGCGAGGACATGCTCAAGGGCGACCTCTTTGCCCTCGTCGGCTCCACCTGCTACGGCCTCAGCAACGTCTTTGAGGAGTGGCTGGTCAGCCGCCGCCCCGTCTACGAGGTCCTCTCCTTCCTCGGCGTCTTTGGCGTCGTCATCAACGGCGTCCAGGCCGCCATCTTTGACCGCGAGCAGttcgccaccgccacctGGAGCCCCGCCGTCGGCGGCTACCTGGCCGGCTACACCCTGGTGCTGACAATCTTCTACTCGCTCGTGCCCTTTGTGCTGCGCATGGCCAGCGCCGCCTTTTACAACATCAGCCTGCTCACCGGCAGCTTCTGGGGCGTCATCATCGGCATCCACGTCTTTGGCTACGTCATCTCCCAGCTCTACCCCGTCGCCTTTGTGCTCATCATCCTCGGCCTGCTCGTCTACTTCTTGTCCGGGAGCATGCTGGGCGAGTCCAAGAAGCCCTGGCTGGGCGACAACCAGGAGGAGGGCCACGCCGGCTTCGGCACCGCCAAGCTCAAGGCCCTCAACTTGGCCAGGAAGCAGGGGCTCACTGGGACCGCTGCCGATGATTCTCGGTTTGCTTGA